The Prosthecobacter vanneervenii genome has a segment encoding these proteins:
- a CDS encoding type II secretion system F family protein, translating into MLKKVKITNVHSGKSSETLVDTDTDDKALIGAGVAQNETTTIQTITGLDEKLHRLTSPKPNTEDSAAFFAGLGRCLERNISLTKSLLLQTNRVKSATYKGMIAEVVHGISVGDKFSDAIAKFPKLFPDDMLSLIVAGEEAGQMAKVCKRIAVSQKKSSKIIKKLKGGMIYPAVVIVLGVAVVIAMSFTLVPAMAKLFASFKTELPMGTKVLIALSDLFLHRPYMAALPFVGLYYFFVNWGRISSLRPMQDLFLKLPAVGVIVRKSAAATGFRTLAMLTESNVRLTSALDITAQASWHYHYKELFIRLREHISVGRTLHEAFLMESHWLGPDARNLCGLIELASETGSGTEMLSEIADDYEEDLDNLASTLDKMIEPLTMLILGVMVGFLIYAIYGPMFSLGDVILKKK; encoded by the coding sequence ATGCTTAAAAAAGTCAAAATCACCAACGTCCACTCAGGCAAGTCCTCCGAGACTCTCGTGGACACGGACACCGATGACAAAGCCCTCATCGGCGCCGGGGTGGCGCAGAACGAGACCACCACCATCCAGACCATCACCGGCCTGGATGAGAAGCTGCACCGCCTCACCAGCCCCAAGCCCAACACCGAAGACAGCGCCGCCTTCTTCGCCGGACTGGGCCGATGCCTGGAGCGCAACATCTCCCTGACCAAATCTCTGCTGCTGCAGACCAACCGCGTCAAATCCGCCACCTACAAAGGCATGATCGCCGAGGTGGTGCACGGCATCTCGGTGGGGGACAAGTTCAGCGACGCCATCGCCAAATTCCCCAAGCTCTTTCCCGACGACATGCTCTCCCTCATCGTCGCAGGTGAAGAAGCCGGTCAGATGGCCAAGGTGTGCAAGCGAATCGCCGTCTCGCAGAAAAAGAGCTCCAAGATCATCAAAAAGCTCAAAGGCGGCATGATCTACCCGGCCGTGGTGATCGTGCTCGGCGTGGCGGTGGTCATTGCCATGAGCTTCACGCTCGTGCCCGCCATGGCCAAGCTCTTCGCCTCCTTCAAGACGGAACTGCCCATGGGCACGAAGGTGCTCATCGCCCTCTCAGACCTCTTCCTGCACCGCCCCTACATGGCCGCGCTGCCGTTTGTGGGACTGTACTACTTCTTTGTGAACTGGGGCAGGATCAGCTCCCTGCGCCCGATGCAGGATCTGTTTTTGAAACTGCCCGCCGTGGGCGTCATCGTGCGTAAATCCGCCGCCGCCACCGGCTTCCGCACCCTGGCCATGCTCACCGAGTCCAACGTGCGCCTCACCAGCGCGCTGGACATCACCGCCCAGGCCAGCTGGCACTACCACTACAAGGAGCTCTTCATCCGTCTGCGCGAACACATCTCTGTGGGCCGCACGCTGCATGAGGCCTTCCTCATGGAGTCCCACTGGCTCGGCCCTGATGCGCGAAACCTCTGCGGCCTCATCGAACTGGCCTCCGAAACTGGCTCCGGCACGGAAATGCTCTCCGAAATCGCCGACGACTACGAGGAGGACCTCGACAACCTGGCCTCCACCCTGGACAAGATGATCGAGCCCCTGACCATGCTCATCCTCGGCGTCATGGTGGGCTTCCTCATCTACGCCATCTACGGCCCCATGTTCAGCCTCGGAGACGTGATCTTGAAGAAGAAGTAA
- a CDS encoding alpha/beta hydrolase: protein MKSLLLLSLLSLSALCAADAPFSMPGLKQDIEFAKAGDVSLTLDAFTPEGAGPFATCILVHGGGFTKGDKHSFIKPLFEPLSKAGFTWFTINYRLAPQHPWPACAEDVLSAIKWVKAHAAEYKVDVNRIAIIGESAGGHLVSWAGVKGEGDTRVAAVVPFYAPHDLVVQVQRRKVLDRLGGLIGMTELNDAAWQKLAEISPMNHIRAGLPPFLQIHGDKDETVPLSQSVTFEAKMKAAGNSCETITVPGGGHGMGGWEKLNSDYQQQLIAWLRKTLK from the coding sequence ATGAAATCACTCCTGCTTCTCAGCCTGCTCTCTCTTTCCGCACTCTGCGCCGCCGATGCGCCCTTTTCCATGCCGGGGCTGAAGCAGGACATCGAGTTTGCCAAGGCGGGGGACGTGAGCCTGACGCTGGACGCCTTCACTCCAGAGGGTGCAGGCCCCTTTGCCACGTGCATCCTGGTGCATGGCGGCGGGTTCACCAAGGGGGACAAGCATTCGTTTATCAAGCCGCTGTTTGAGCCGCTCTCGAAAGCAGGCTTCACCTGGTTCACGATCAACTACCGTTTGGCCCCGCAGCATCCGTGGCCGGCCTGTGCAGAGGATGTGCTGAGCGCCATCAAGTGGGTGAAGGCGCACGCCGCAGAATACAAGGTGGATGTAAATCGCATCGCCATCATCGGCGAATCCGCAGGCGGGCATCTCGTCTCGTGGGCCGGAGTGAAGGGAGAGGGCGACACACGCGTGGCCGCTGTGGTGCCGTTTTATGCGCCGCACGATCTCGTGGTGCAGGTGCAGCGCCGCAAGGTGCTCGACCGCCTGGGCGGGCTGATCGGCATGACGGAGCTGAATGACGCCGCATGGCAGAAGCTGGCAGAGATTTCTCCCATGAACCACATCCGCGCCGGACTGCCGCCCTTTCTGCAGATCCATGGCGACAAAGATGAAACTGTGCCCCTCTCCCAGAGCGTGACGTTTGAAGCCAAGATGAAAGCCGCAGGCAACTCCTGCGAAACCATCACTGTGCCCGGCGGCGGCCACGGCATGGGCGGCTGGGAAAAGCTGAACAGCGACTACCAGCAGCAGCTCATCGCCTGGCTGCGCAAGACGCTGAAGTAA
- a CDS encoding right-handed parallel beta-helix repeat-containing protein produces the protein MSFSRSLITLLAAAITTTHALEVRVSPTLSLPQALEQVRAARKAGDSSPATILLPEGTTELTQPIQLEAQDSNLTITGSKSTLIGAPVITNWGPMAGNILKADVSKLVPKGFVPKQLLCNGERQILARYPNFDAKDPLYGGWAFVAAFPPAGAPEGHLWKRTLYVKPEDVRTWAHPEEVELDIFAQYGWWNFVEPVASLDPQTRLLTLKKDCSYDLHPYNRYHFQNALEELDAPGEWYYDKREGTLYFMPPVSKDTPEVRLPVLESFFKVKAGAKKIAIRGLTLTGCHGSAITFERAEDCVVERCIITQVGAFHGSGVGVSDGRNVRVSHCEISYTGSNGISLSGGDRKTLTGPGHVAADNHIHHMGVFNKNACGISIYGVDNTATHNHIHDGPRMGVQMSGNNLVVEFNHLHHLCLETQDGGAIYTGGRDWISSRGSKWQYNLIHDVIGCGQESGGLKHPWFTFGLYPDDNSGGIDIIGNIVYRVAHTPIHMHNSRDCIVENNIFALGEKFQFDLHGWTKEQRFYTSHINEMIKGYESVAGQLAWTSMRNMDLHPKDAIREDGTMMSGNSFQHNIMFSNTPGVKYGDIRNASPKYNTLDYNLAWNGGHPIVTGINQVGPDKGAPIVSENFDGLDAGKTPPGWGFNHRPNKDVQLVVAEGALRVDCALGTPPNPKSVFHSPDVPIKPGAAYRVRLRVKSSEPTAKISVALASFKNGAGYWQTGSTSITATNEWKEVEATGRMLRENETGWKPWMTAFWLRIDCHEPKGQVFIDDVRISEAEPLDEWSAWQNAGWDKHSLVADPLFVDWEHDDFRLKPESPAFKLGFKRIPVEEIGIRE, from the coding sequence ATGTCTTTTTCCCGCTCTCTGATTACCCTGCTGGCTGCTGCCATTACCACCACGCACGCGCTGGAGGTGCGTGTCTCCCCCACCCTCTCGCTTCCGCAGGCGCTGGAGCAGGTGCGAGCCGCGCGCAAAGCTGGCGACAGCTCGCCTGCGACAATCCTTCTCCCCGAGGGCACGACGGAGCTGACGCAGCCCATTCAATTGGAAGCGCAGGATTCCAATCTGACCATCACTGGCAGCAAGAGCACGCTCATCGGCGCGCCGGTCATCACCAACTGGGGCCCGATGGCAGGCAATATCCTGAAAGCGGATGTGTCCAAGCTGGTGCCCAAGGGCTTTGTGCCCAAGCAGCTCCTCTGCAATGGCGAGCGGCAGATCCTGGCGCGCTACCCGAACTTTGACGCCAAAGATCCGCTCTATGGCGGCTGGGCCTTTGTGGCGGCCTTTCCACCCGCAGGCGCGCCGGAGGGGCACCTGTGGAAACGCACGCTCTATGTGAAGCCTGAGGACGTGCGCACATGGGCGCACCCTGAGGAGGTGGAGCTGGACATCTTTGCGCAGTACGGCTGGTGGAACTTTGTGGAGCCCGTGGCCTCGCTCGATCCCCAGACACGACTGCTCACGCTGAAGAAGGACTGCAGCTACGACCTGCACCCGTACAACCGCTACCACTTCCAAAACGCGCTCGAAGAGCTGGATGCACCCGGCGAGTGGTACTACGACAAGCGCGAAGGCACTCTCTACTTCATGCCTCCCGTCAGCAAGGACACTCCTGAGGTGCGCCTGCCGGTTCTGGAGAGCTTTTTCAAAGTGAAGGCCGGAGCAAAGAAGATCGCCATTCGCGGTCTCACACTCACAGGCTGCCACGGCAGTGCGATCACTTTTGAGCGTGCGGAGGATTGTGTGGTGGAGCGCTGCATCATCACGCAGGTGGGTGCCTTTCATGGCAGCGGCGTGGGCGTGAGCGATGGCAGGAACGTGCGCGTCTCCCACTGCGAGATCAGCTACACCGGCAGCAACGGCATCAGCCTCAGCGGCGGCGACCGCAAGACGCTGACCGGCCCCGGCCACGTGGCGGCGGACAATCACATCCACCACATGGGCGTGTTCAACAAAAACGCCTGCGGCATCAGCATCTACGGCGTGGACAACACCGCCACGCACAACCACATCCACGACGGCCCGCGCATGGGCGTGCAGATGAGCGGCAACAATCTCGTGGTGGAGTTCAATCACCTGCACCACCTCTGCCTGGAAACGCAGGACGGCGGTGCCATCTATACCGGCGGGCGCGACTGGATCAGCAGCCGTGGCAGCAAATGGCAGTACAACCTGATCCACGACGTGATCGGCTGCGGCCAGGAATCTGGTGGACTCAAGCACCCATGGTTCACCTTTGGCCTCTACCCGGACGACAACAGCGGCGGCATCGACATCATCGGCAACATCGTCTATCGCGTGGCCCACACGCCCATCCACATGCACAACTCACGCGACTGCATCGTGGAAAACAACATCTTCGCGCTGGGCGAGAAGTTCCAGTTTGACCTGCACGGCTGGACCAAGGAACAGCGCTTCTACACCAGCCACATCAATGAGATGATCAAGGGCTACGAGTCCGTGGCCGGTCAGCTGGCCTGGACCAGCATGCGCAACATGGACCTGCACCCAAAAGACGCCATCCGCGAAGACGGCACCATGATGAGCGGCAACAGCTTTCAGCACAACATCATGTTCAGCAACACACCGGGCGTGAAGTATGGCGACATCCGCAATGCCTCGCCGAAGTACAACACGCTCGACTACAACCTCGCATGGAATGGTGGACACCCCATCGTGACCGGCATCAATCAGGTGGGCCCGGACAAAGGCGCGCCCATTGTGTCGGAAAACTTCGACGGCCTCGACGCTGGCAAGACACCTCCCGGCTGGGGATTCAACCACCGCCCGAACAAGGACGTGCAGCTCGTGGTGGCCGAGGGCGCTCTGCGAGTGGACTGCGCGCTCGGAACGCCGCCCAATCCGAAGAGCGTCTTTCACAGCCCCGATGTACCGATCAAGCCCGGCGCGGCCTACCGCGTGCGCCTGCGGGTGAAGAGCAGCGAACCTACCGCGAAGATCAGCGTGGCCTTGGCCTCCTTTAAAAATGGCGCGGGCTACTGGCAGACCGGCAGCACCAGCATCACCGCCACGAATGAATGGAAGGAAGTGGAAGCCACCGGCAGAATGCTGCGCGAGAACGAAACCGGCTGGAAACCCTGGATGACCGCCTTCTGGCTGCGCATCGACTGCCACGAGCCCAAAGGCCAGGTCTTCATCGACGACGTGCGCATCTCCGAAGCCGAGCCGCTGGATGAGTGGTCCGCCTGGCAGAACGCCGGATGGGACAAACACAGCCTCGTGGCCGATCCATTGTTTGTGGACTGGGAGCACGACGACTTCCGACTTAAGCCGGAGTCACCCGCGTTCAAGCTCGGGTTCAAGAGGATCCCGGTGGAGGAGATTGGGATAAGGGAGTGA
- a CDS encoding type II secretion system protein, which produces MMNRRAHHQPGGFTSVELLLVLALSAMILGGVVVTYGTIVRSQPSVSSIVSVPVGSQAMLNFYGTAGSSVNTGMAPQYGALSLAEELREQFLTDTISATAVFCLPRDGVNTYKPSMIAYDATQDAELDTPQKFRAHLIARASVSTTLYRDYRNPLNDNTAVPQNASIFVLGYSKYPGYLKVTALYDIDVMRFTAASQPNGIYASVKRYSDSGTATTTSTLSYTGGYDVFFPPSVPSPTSSSQWSGDGFVPLFVTFERSERLALRETPATIDRFKRAYERPFYFIWWPDPTARHLGAVANTFASSDPRQAYNHMAGRTAFMFTVPMFPAL; this is translated from the coding sequence ATGATGAACCGCCGTGCACATCATCAGCCAGGGGGGTTTACCTCCGTGGAGCTCCTGCTGGTGCTGGCACTCTCCGCCATGATCCTGGGCGGCGTCGTGGTGACGTATGGCACCATCGTGCGCAGCCAGCCCAGCGTCTCCTCCATCGTCAGCGTGCCGGTCGGCAGCCAGGCCATGCTCAATTTTTACGGCACCGCAGGCTCATCGGTCAACACCGGCATGGCCCCGCAGTATGGAGCGCTCTCCCTGGCCGAGGAACTGCGGGAGCAGTTTCTCACAGACACCATCAGCGCCACCGCCGTCTTCTGCCTGCCGCGGGACGGTGTCAATACCTACAAGCCCTCCATGATCGCGTATGACGCCACGCAGGATGCAGAGCTGGACACCCCGCAGAAATTCCGCGCCCACCTCATCGCCCGCGCATCCGTCTCCACCACCCTCTACCGCGACTACCGCAACCCCCTCAACGACAACACCGCCGTGCCGCAAAACGCCAGCATCTTCGTGCTCGGCTACAGCAAGTACCCCGGCTACCTCAAAGTCACCGCGCTCTATGACATCGACGTCATGCGCTTCACGGCTGCCAGCCAGCCCAACGGCATCTACGCCTCCGTCAAACGCTACTCAGACTCCGGCACGGCCACCACCACCTCCACGCTGAGCTACACGGGCGGCTACGACGTGTTTTTCCCGCCATCCGTCCCCAGCCCCACCAGCTCCAGCCAGTGGAGCGGAGACGGCTTTGTCCCGCTTTTTGTCACCTTTGAGCGTTCCGAGCGCCTGGCGCTGCGGGAGACGCCTGCCACCATCGACCGCTTTAAGCGCGCCTACGAGCGGCCCTTCTACTTCATCTGGTGGCCGGACCCCACCGCCCGCCACCTCGGAGCCGTGGCCAACACCTTTGCCTCCTCCGACCCGCGCCAGGCCTACAACCACATGGCCGGGCGCACCGCCTTCATGTTTACCGTGCCCATGTTTCCGGCCCTCTGA
- a CDS encoding RNA ligase family protein: MGASRDDFIKYPRTPHLFGSKGTDDDRHMGSKDSAAFIADPSLIVEEKLDGTNVGIHFASTGRMVLQCRGHEITEGMHPQYDLFKQWVAVKRPVLEGMLADRHILFGEWVYAKHSIFYHALPHYFFEFDIYDKEAGCFLSLQRRLALLEGTGLHTVPVVHTGAARHEQLLEIITTSAYQAEFQNPLTGRTDSRMEGLYLRTEAGDRVTGRAKIVRPEFVEKVKQSAHWQHQQMVPNQLAEGADIWS; encoded by the coding sequence ATGGGTGCTTCACGAGACGACTTCATCAAATACCCGCGCACCCCGCACCTCTTTGGTTCGAAGGGCACGGACGACGACCGCCACATGGGGTCGAAGGATTCCGCCGCGTTCATCGCCGATCCCTCCCTCATCGTGGAGGAAAAGCTGGACGGAACGAATGTGGGCATCCACTTCGCGTCCACCGGGCGCATGGTGCTGCAATGCCGTGGCCATGAGATCACCGAGGGCATGCACCCGCAGTATGACCTCTTCAAGCAATGGGTGGCGGTGAAGCGCCCCGTGCTGGAGGGCATGCTGGCAGACCGCCACATCCTCTTTGGCGAGTGGGTTTACGCCAAGCACAGCATTTTCTACCACGCCCTGCCACACTACTTCTTTGAGTTCGACATCTATGACAAAGAAGCGGGCTGCTTCCTCTCCCTGCAGCGCAGGCTGGCCCTGCTGGAGGGCACCGGCCTGCACACCGTTCCCGTGGTGCACACGGGTGCGGCCAGGCACGAGCAGCTGCTGGAGATCATCACCACCTCCGCCTACCAGGCCGAGTTTCAGAATCCGCTCACCGGCCGCACGGATTCACGCATGGAGGGCCTCTACCTGCGCACTGAGGCGGGCGACAGAGTGACGGGACGCGCAAAGATCGTGCGGCCGGAATTTGTCGAAAAAGTGAAACAGAGCGCACACTGGCAGCATCAGCAGATGGTGCCCAATCAGCTGGCAGAAGGAGCCGACATCTGGTCATGA
- a CDS encoding prepilin-type N-terminal cleavage/methylation domain-containing protein, with amino-acid sequence MKNLRTQSLPWFAMAGHCLQWFSKQPQTTANHRRQPQTARRARGGYTLIEVLAAAAIVSVSATAMVSLSATLMLQEEMALRISVTRNYQENAVRLWQLGLSTVQVNALMPSLTQNAVLQQAMFAAPTLVESGQTTVNGVVMETLLCTAVVNSSQNPSTKSAGASYTLTAYRPRLVTDLRAPP; translated from the coding sequence ATGAAGAACCTTCGCACGCAGAGTTTGCCGTGGTTTGCAATGGCTGGCCATTGTTTGCAGTGGTTTTCCAAACAACCGCAAACAACGGCAAACCATCGCAGACAACCGCAAACCGCCCGCAGGGCGCGCGGCGGCTACACGCTCATCGAGGTGCTCGCGGCGGCGGCCATCGTCTCCGTGAGCGCCACCGCCATGGTCAGCCTCTCCGCCACGCTGATGCTGCAGGAGGAAATGGCGCTGCGCATCAGCGTCACGCGCAACTACCAGGAAAACGCCGTGCGCCTCTGGCAGCTGGGGCTTTCCACCGTGCAGGTAAACGCGCTCATGCCCTCCCTCACGCAGAATGCCGTGCTGCAGCAGGCCATGTTTGCCGCCCCCACCCTGGTGGAGAGCGGGCAGACCACCGTCAACGGCGTCGTCATGGAGACGCTGCTCTGCACCGCAGTGGTGAACAGCTCCCAGAACCCCAGCACCAAAAGCGCCGGCGCCTCCTACACTCTCACCGCCTACCGCCCGCGCCTCGTCACCGATCTCCGCGCCCCGCCCTGA
- a CDS encoding ATP-binding protein: MRSWANMLRADDATILDWASRQPWAAPMRACMQDAQWHAEGDVWTHTCMVYEQVTRLAEYPDLSRQEQIMLLLVALLHDAGKPATTMLDPETGRTRSPKHSLVGAAMTRQILRDLGCDLPTREHIVRLVRYHGRPPYLLESREPERSVIQLSSLLSNRLLYLFALADTRGRHAEEMSRPEETLHLWRDTALEHGCFNCEYPFANDHARLLYHRDELTSLHYTPHEDYTCTVTMMSALPGAGKDTWLATERRGLSVVSLDAVREELDVSSTDNQGQVIQTAREHCREHLRAHRSFAFNATNLTSMLRRRWIDLFLSYHARVEIIYLEPPLATILRQNKAREASVPESVIHRLLAKTEVPTLSEAHAVRLIGG; encoded by the coding sequence ATGAGATCCTGGGCGAACATGCTCAGGGCGGACGACGCCACCATCCTCGACTGGGCCTCCCGCCAGCCCTGGGCCGCGCCCATGCGTGCCTGCATGCAGGATGCGCAGTGGCATGCGGAGGGAGATGTGTGGACGCACACATGCATGGTGTATGAGCAGGTCACACGGCTGGCGGAGTACCCTGATCTCAGCCGGCAGGAGCAGATCATGCTCCTGCTGGTGGCGCTGCTGCATGATGCGGGGAAACCGGCCACGACCATGCTGGATCCTGAAACCGGACGCACGCGCTCGCCCAAGCACTCCCTCGTGGGTGCAGCCATGACGCGCCAGATCCTGCGGGATCTCGGCTGCGACCTGCCCACCCGCGAGCATATCGTGCGTCTCGTGCGCTATCACGGCCGCCCGCCCTACCTGCTGGAGTCCCGCGAGCCTGAGCGCAGCGTCATCCAGCTTTCCAGCCTGCTCTCCAACCGTCTGCTCTATCTCTTTGCACTGGCGGACACCCGTGGTCGCCATGCCGAGGAGATGAGCCGTCCGGAGGAGACGCTGCATCTGTGGCGGGACACGGCTTTGGAGCATGGCTGCTTCAACTGTGAATATCCCTTTGCCAATGACCACGCGCGGCTGCTCTACCACCGCGATGAACTGACCAGCCTGCACTACACACCGCATGAAGACTACACCTGCACGGTGACGATGATGAGCGCCCTGCCCGGCGCGGGCAAGGATACCTGGCTGGCCACTGAGCGGCGCGGCCTCTCTGTCGTCTCGCTGGATGCCGTGCGCGAGGAGCTGGACGTCTCCTCCACCGACAACCAAGGGCAGGTCATCCAGACCGCCCGGGAGCACTGCCGCGAGCACCTTCGTGCGCATCGCAGCTTTGCCTTCAATGCCACCAACCTCACCTCCATGCTGCGCAGGCGCTGGATCGACCTCTTTCTGAGTTACCACGCACGCGTGGAGATCATCTACCTCGAGCCCCCGCTGGCCACCATCCTGCGCCAGAACAAAGCACGCGAAGCCAGCGTGCCTGAAAGCGTGATCCACCGCCTGCTAGCCAAGACCGAAGTGCCCACGCTCTCAGAGGCGCATGCCGTGCGGCTCATCGGAGGCTGA
- a CDS encoding type IV pilus twitching motility protein PilT: MEDIHERSQLGYRMLHLSKDNGVSDFYVTPWEPLTYKRNGKLFYDSFIYQPERPLEFTPGCVDYALQLGSRRYRVNRMVTRGRPRWVLRLLPENIPDISKLMVPPPAIKAFLEAKNGLFLVCGATGSGKSTTIASMILERAKRRQEHVLTFEDPIEFVYPSGIPSLVSQREIGTDELDFNKSLRAALRQAPDVILVGEIRDGETAEIALQAAETGHVVVATLHTSSAAQTVQRYLKLIPSDRMENAMLSFADSLRGILCQRLLFDEARGKRFPIHELLLPYDSVCGMIRRGEFKNLEQELEAGFTRGMISFERCLNMRMSDGWKPSTARKTGYTEHEVYDFLSKEQLTSVYAAG, from the coding sequence ATGGAAGACATTCACGAACGCAGCCAGCTCGGTTACCGCATGCTCCACCTGTCCAAGGACAACGGGGTGAGCGACTTCTATGTCACTCCCTGGGAGCCGCTGACCTACAAGCGCAACGGCAAGCTCTTCTACGACTCCTTCATCTACCAGCCGGAGCGGCCGCTGGAGTTTACCCCCGGGTGCGTGGACTACGCGCTGCAGCTCGGCTCCCGCCGCTATCGTGTGAACCGCATGGTCACGCGCGGCCGTCCGCGCTGGGTGCTGCGTCTGCTGCCGGAAAACATTCCGGACATCAGCAAGCTCATGGTGCCCCCCCCTGCCATCAAAGCCTTCCTGGAGGCCAAAAACGGCCTCTTCCTCGTGTGCGGTGCCACCGGCTCCGGTAAATCCACCACCATCGCCTCCATGATCCTGGAGCGCGCCAAGCGCCGCCAGGAGCACGTGCTCACCTTTGAGGACCCCATCGAATTCGTCTATCCCTCCGGCATCCCCTCCCTGGTGTCCCAGCGCGAGATCGGCACCGACGAGCTCGACTTCAACAAATCCCTGCGCGCTGCTCTGCGACAAGCACCCGACGTCATCCTGGTGGGAGAAATTCGAGACGGGGAGACGGCGGAGATCGCCCTGCAGGCCGCTGAAACGGGCCACGTGGTGGTGGCCACGCTGCACACCTCCTCCGCCGCACAGACGGTGCAGCGCTACCTGAAGCTCATCCCCAGCGACCGCATGGAAAACGCCATGCTCTCCTTTGCCGACTCCCTGCGCGGCATCCTCTGCCAGCGCCTGCTCTTTGATGAGGCGCGCGGCAAGCGCTTCCCCATCCATGAGCTGCTCCTGCCCTATGACTCCGTGTGCGGCATGATCCGCCGCGGCGAGTTCAAGAACCTGGAGCAGGAGCTGGAGGCGGGCTTTACACGCGGGATGATCAGCTTTGAGCGCTGCCTGAACATGCGCATGTCCGACGGCTGGAAGCCCTCCACCGCCCGCAAGACCGGCTACACCGAGCATGAGGTGTACGACTTCCTTTCCAAAGAACAACTGACCTCCGTATATGCTGCTGGATGA